A genomic stretch from Arachis stenosperma cultivar V10309 chromosome 3, arast.V10309.gnm1.PFL2, whole genome shotgun sequence includes:
- the LOC130968782 gene encoding anthocyanidin 3-O-glucosyltransferase 7-like, giving the protein MMTNSRGDENKHVAVFAFPFGSHLEPLLNLVIKLARAAPHCSFSFIGTHKSNEILFSNPNNNIPDNIKAYSISDGIPEGHILSSHPVEKIDLFLKTGPHNLQQGIDLAVADTKQRVTCIISNAFVPDSLIVAQDLHVPWIPVWLAMSCTLSSHFYTHAIRDHCANATVGETISLGNFLPGLWMVRVEDLPQDVINGGENETLFSKTLASLGSVLPQAKAVIMNFFEELDPPLFVQDIRSKLQSLLYLAPLLASSPSSAEEDSTGCLSWLDKQGARSVVYVSFGTVVAPPPHELMAVAEALEESGFPFLWSLKDDVKSVLPNGFVERTSMRGKIVPWAPQTEVLAHSSVGVFVTHCGCNSVIQSICNGVPMICRPFFGDQGITGRMVQDAWEIGVLVEGRVITKNRLVKSMNLILVDKEGNKIRENAIKVKKIVEVAAKPDGKAAQDFNTLVEIIST; this is encoded by the coding sequence ATGATGACAAACTCAAGAGGTGATGAAAATAAACATGTAGCGGTCTTTGCTTTCCCCTTTGGCAGCCACCTTGAGCCTCTCTTAAACCTTGTTATCAAGCTAGCTCGTGCAGCTCCACACTGTTCATTCTCATTCATTGGCACTCATAAATCCAATGAAATTCTTTTCTCAAACCCCAACAACAATATCCCGGATAACATAAAGGCCTATAGCATCAGTGATGGAATCCCAGAGGGTCACATTCTGAGCTCCCACCCAGTTGAAAAGATTGATCTTTTTCTCAAAACTGGCCCACACAACTTGCAACAGGGCATAGACTTGGCAGTTGCTGACACAAAGCAAAGAGTCACTTGCATCATTTCTAATGCCTTTGTCCCTGATTCTCTCATTGTTGCACAGGACCTTCATGTTCCTTGGATTCCCGTTTGGCTTGCCATGTCTTGCACACTCTCATCTCATTTTTACACTCACGCCATAAGGGACCATTGTGCCAATGCCACTGTCGGAGAAACAATCTCCTTGGGGAATTTTCTACCTGGTTTGTGGATGGTCCGCGTTGAAGATTTGCCACAGGATGTTATCAATGGTGGTGAGAATGAGACGCTGTTTTCGAAAACACTAGCTTCACTTGGTAGCGTGCTGCCTCAAGCTAAGGCAGTGATCATGAACTTCTTTGAGGAATTAGACCCACCATTGTTTGTTCAAGACATAAGATCCAAGCTGCAGTCTTTGCTCTACCTTGCTCCTTTGTTggcatcatcaccatcatcagcTGAAGAAGACTCAACTGGGTGCTTGTCATGGTTGGATAAACAAGGTGCTAGATCAGTGgtgtatgtttcctttgggacaGTGGTGGCACCACCACCTCATGAGTTGATGGCAGTGGCAGAGGCATTGGAGGAAAGTGGCTTTCCATTTCTATGGTCGCTGAAGGACGATGTCAAGAGTGTCTTGCCAAATGGGTTTGTTGAGAGGACAAGCATGCGGGGGAAAATAGTGCCTTGGGCTCCTCAAACTGAAGTCTTGGCACACAGTTCAGTGGGAGTGTTTGTGACTCACTGTGGTTGTAACTCTGTGATTCAGAGCATTTGCAATGGTGTTCCTATGATATGCAGACCATTCTTTGGAGATCAAGGAATTACTGGTAGAATGGTGCAGGATGCTTGGGAGATCGGGGTCCTGGTTGAAGGTAGGGTGATCACCAAGAATAGGTTGGTTAAAAGCATGAATCTGATTCTGGTGGATAAAGAAGGCAATAAGATTAGGGAGAATGCAATTAAGGTGAAGAAGATTGTGGAAGTTGCAGCTAAGCCAGATGGGAAAGCAGCTCAGGATTTCAACACTTTGGTGGAAATAATTTCTACTTAA
- the LOC130968781 gene encoding methylmalonate-semialdehyde dehydrogenase [acylating], mitochondrial, with translation MLQLSIQRVKKLNILRPQIFALGSSYMSTVAQPSASKRNPQRVPNLIGGSFVDSKSSSFIDVINPATQEVVSKLPLTTNEEFKAAVSAAKKAFPSWRNTPITTRQRVMLKLQELIRRDMDKLALSVTTEQGKTLKDAQGDVFRGLEVVEHACGMATLQMGEYVSNVAHGIDTYSIREPLGVCAGICPFNFPAMIPLWMFPIAVTCGNTYVLKPSEKDPGASIMLAELALEAGLPEGVLNIVHGTHDIVNAICDDDDIKAISFVGSNVAGMHIYSRAAAKGKRVQSNMGAKNHAIVLPDANVDATLNALVAAGFGAAGQRCMALSTVIFVGGSKPWETKLVERAKALKVNAGTEHDTDLGPVISKQAKERIHRLIQSGVDNGARLLLDGRNIVVPGYESGNFVGPTLLSDVNANMECYQEEIFGPVLLVMEAESLDDGINIVNQNKYGNGASIFTTSGVAARKFQTEIEAGQVGINVPIPVPLPFFSFTGNKASFAGDLNFYGKAGVNFYTQIKTITQQWKDSAAGGGKVNLAMPTSQKS, from the exons ATGTTGCAGCTTTCTATTCAACGAG TGAAGAAGTTGAACATTTTGAGGCCGCAGATCTTTGCTTTGGGAAGTTCATATATGTCAACGGTTGCTCAGCCATCTGCCAGTAAGCGCAATCCCCAG AGGGTTCCAAATCTTATTGGAGGCAGTTTTGTTGACTCCAAATCATCATCTTTCATTGATGTCATAAACCCA GCAACCCAAGAAGTTGTTTCAAAACTTCCTTTGACTACAAATGAAGAGTTTAAAGCTGCTGTATCTGCAGCAAAGAAAGCATTTCCATCATGGCGTAACACTCCTATTACAACACGCCAGCGTGTGATGCTGAAACTTCAGGAGCTTATTCGTAGAGATATG GATAAACTTGCACTGAGTGTGACCACTGAACAAGGAAAGACATTAAAGGATGCACAAGGAGATGTATTTCGCGGTTTAG AGGTTGTGGAACATGCTTGTGGGATGGCAACTCTACAAATGGGGGAATATGTTTCAAATGTAGCACATGGAATTGATACTTACAGCATTAGAGAACCACTTGGTGTCTGTGCTGGTATTTGTCCTTTCAACTTCCCTGCAATGATTCCCTTGTGG ATGTTCCCAATTGCTGTTACATGTGGTAATACCTATGTTCTAAAGCCATCAGAGAAAGATCCAG GTGCTTCTATAATGCTAGCTGAATTGGCATTGGAGGCTGGTTTGCCGGAAGGTGTCCTAAATATAGTCCATGGAACACAT GATATTGTGAATGCTATTTGTGATGATGACGACATCAAAGCCATATCCTTTGTTGGTTCAAATGTT GCTGGAATGCACATATATTCAAGAGCAGCAGCTAAAGGGAAACGTGTTCAA TCTAATATGGGGGCCAAGAATCATGCCATTGTCTTGCCAGATGCAAATGTTGATGCTACTTTAAATGCTTTAGTTGCTGCTGGTTTTGGTGCTGCTGGACAAAGGTGCATGGCTCTCAGTACAGTTATTTTTGTTGGAGGCTCAAAACCTTG GGAAACTAAACTTGTTGAGCGTGCCAAAGCCCTTAAAGTAAATGCTGGAACTGAACATGATACTGACCTTGGTCCAGTCATCAGCAAACAG GCAAAGGAGCGGATACACAGATTAATTCAATCTGGGGTTGACAATGGTGCCAGACTACTGCTTGATGGAAGAAATATAGTG GTACCTGGATATGAGTCTGGAAATTTTGTTGGGCCAACTCTCCTATCGGATGTCAATGCCAACATGGAGTGCTACCAG GAGGAAATTTTTGGCCCAGTTCTTCTTGTGATGGAG GCTGAGAGCTTGGATGACGGTATAAACATTGTCAACCAAAACAA GTATGGTAATGGTGCTTCAATATTTACTACCTCGGGTGTTGCTGCAAGGAAATTTCAGACTGAGATTGAGGCTGGACAG GTTGGCATCAATGTCCCTATTCCGGTTCCTTTGCCCTTTTTCTCATTTACTGGCAACAAGGCATCATTTGCAGGGGATCTCAATTTCTATG GCAAGGCAGGAGTTAACTTCTATACACAGATCAAAACAATAACTCAGCAATGGAAGGATTCTGCAGCTGGTGGTGGCAAGGTTAACTTGGCAATGCCTACCTCTCAAAAATCTTGA
- the LOC130966927 gene encoding extensin-like: MGKKVIATRAPREKIHKLPGYPRPSTRSQDTTFTPSPAPPTSPPRTIPMARTKTTPRYPAPAKPTPPSKATPSKPSSTKPSSSKGKRPAVEEPVPKPTKPKSRSVPVRSQRGNPHHPLKSVSEPDIDPFAHKSHFMISHSDFNPHRFKSAMNHDFYEELLSIALFVHLFLLIYLI, from the coding sequence ATGGGAAAGAAAGTCATTGCTACAAGAGCACCTCGTGAGAAAATCCATAAACTTCCAGGATATCCTAGACCATCAACCCGTTCTCAAGACACCACTTTCACTCCCTCACCTGCTCCTCCTACTTCTCCTCCACGTACTATTCCCATGGCGCGAACCAAGACTACTCCAAGGTACCCTGCTCCTGCCAAACCGACGCCACCATCGAAGGCAACGCCATCCAAACCAAGTTCCACAAAACCTAGTTCATCCAAGGGTAAGCGTCCTGCTGTTGAAGAGCCTGTTCCTAAACCTACAAAACCTAAGTCAAGGTCTGTTCCTGTGCGTTCACAAAGAGGTAACCCTCATCACCCTCTCAAATCTGTTAGCGAACCAGACATTGATCCCTTTGCTCACAAATCACACTTCATGATATCTCACTCAGACTTTAACCCCCATCGTTTCAAATCTGCCATGAACCATGATTTCTATGAGGAGTTATTAAGTATCGCACTCTTTGTCCATCTTTTCTTGCTGATTTACCtgatttaa
- the LOC130967878 gene encoding uncharacterized protein LOC130967878 isoform X3, whose translation MTFAPAFSFLTELGCGYVLLSCFSRLLNLLGMFLMLTFCIKFLRFAWHAKNHFRFFCDSGGIPRYRIILDYDTLPEPPKSKVAEIDPAKSPSITGLSPSKRGSRGNAYSEEASDTESLIVDEDDVFDVISLRRLVKMERRKANVAWSDLEKERTAAASSAEEAMAMILRLQNEKSSAEIESNQFRRMADERQGYEQELIEELQWTINQHEIQKNILEDQMGVYKEELKLYITEEELRELERQLEVEFGFDNDDVGPPHDIYEHEAEGDADDENSGNFNGDENSGDVDADENSDRGSVIIADDDDDGDYDGGSVVADDDDGGSVVAYDDDGGSVVAADDDYGSSVVAGNDDGGSVVAGNDDGGSVVADDDHGGSVTADDDHGGSAAADDDDGGSVIADDDDGGSAAADDDDDGGSVTADDDHGGSVTADDDDGGSVGSGDDDPEPEDRSDHAVVSSPKTQSREL comes from the exons ATGACTTTCGCTCccgccttcagctttctcaccGAACTCGGATGCGGCTACGTCCTCCTCTCCTGCTTCTCGCGCCTCCTCAACCTCCTCGGCATGTTCCTCATGCTCACCTTCTGCATTAAGTTTCTCCGCTTCGCTTGGCACGCCAAGAACCACTTTCGCTTCTTCTGCGATTCCGGTGGCATCCCCAGATACCGTATCATCCTCGATTACGACACTCTTCCAGAACCTCCCAAGTCCAAGGTCGCCGAAATTGACCCTGCCAAATCCCCTTCCATCACCGGCCTTTCCCCCTCCAAGAGAGGCAGTCGAGGCAACGCCTATTCCGAAGAGGCATCCGACACCGAGAGCTTGATTGTTGATGAGGACGACGTGTTCGACGTAATCTCTCTTAGGAGATTGGTCAAGATGGAGCGCCGCAAGGCCAATGTCGCCTGGTCCGACCTCGAGAAGGAGCGCACTGCGGCTGCCTCCTCCGCCGAGGAGGCCATGGCCATGATCCTCCGCCTCCAGAACGAGAAGAGCTCTGCCGAGATCGAATCCAACCAGTTCCGGAGAATGGCGGATGAGAGGCAGGGGTACGAACAGGAATTGATTGAGGAGCTGCAGTGGACGATCAACCAGCATGAGATTCAGAAGAACATTCTCGAAGATCAGATGGGAGTTTACAAGGAGGAGCTGAAGCTATACATCACCGAAGAGGAGCTAAGGGAGCTTGAGCGGCAGCTTGAGGTTGAGTTTGGTTTCGATAATGATGATGTTGGACCACCCCATGACATATACGAGCATGAAGCTGAAGGTGATGCTGATGATGAAAACTCCGGCAATTTTAATGGTGATGAAAACAGCGGTGATGTTGATGCTGATGAGAATAGTGACCGCGGTAGTGTTATTATtgcagatgatgatgatgatggtgactATGATGGTGGTAGTGTCGTTGCAGATGATGACGATGGTGGCAGTGTTGTTGCATATGATGACGATGGTGGTAGTGTTGTTGCTGCAGATGATGACTATGGTAGCAGTGTTGTTGCAGGTAATGACGATGGTGGCAGTGTTGTTGCAGGTAATGACGATGGTGGTAGTGTTGTTGCAGATGATGACCATGGTGGTAGTGTTACTGCAGATGATGACCATGGTGGTAGTGCTGCTGCAGATGATGACGATGGTGGTAGTGTTATAGCAGATGATGACGATGGTGGTAGTGCTGCtgcagatgatgatgatgatggtggtaGTGTTACTGCAGATGATGACCATGGTGGTAGTGTTACTGCAGATGATGACGATGGTGGTAGTGTTGGCTCAGGTGATGACGACCCAGAACCAGAGGATCGTTCGGATCATGCAGTAGTTAGCTCCCCTAAAACCCAATCACGGGAATT ATGA
- the LOC130967878 gene encoding uncharacterized protein LOC130967878 isoform X1: MTFAPAFSFLTELGCGYVLLSCFSRLLNLLGMFLMLTFCIKFLRFAWHAKNHFRFFCDSGGIPRYRIILDYDTLPEPPKSKVAEIDPAKSPSITGLSPSKRGSRGNAYSEEASDTESLIVDEDDVFDVISLRRLVKMERRKANVAWSDLEKERTAAASSAEEAMAMILRLQNEKSSAEIESNQFRRMADERQGYEQELIEELQWTINQHEIQKNILEDQMGVYKEELKLYITEEELRELERQLEVEFGFDNDDVGPPHDIYEHEAEGDADDENSGNFNGDENSGDVDADENSDRGSVIIADDDDDGDYDGGSVVADDDDGGSVVAYDDDGGSVVAADDDYGSSVVAGNDDGGSVVAGNDDGGSVVADDDHGGSVTADDDHGGSAAADDDDGGSVIADDDDGGSAAADDDDDGGSVTADDDHGGSVTADDDDGGSVGSGDDDPEPEDRSDHAVVSSPKTQSRELAIKIARGSISIGLIGRNQYCVCRGYIYSICKDLLFSLCSLFCLGRKEPK, from the exons ATGACTTTCGCTCccgccttcagctttctcaccGAACTCGGATGCGGCTACGTCCTCCTCTCCTGCTTCTCGCGCCTCCTCAACCTCCTCGGCATGTTCCTCATGCTCACCTTCTGCATTAAGTTTCTCCGCTTCGCTTGGCACGCCAAGAACCACTTTCGCTTCTTCTGCGATTCCGGTGGCATCCCCAGATACCGTATCATCCTCGATTACGACACTCTTCCAGAACCTCCCAAGTCCAAGGTCGCCGAAATTGACCCTGCCAAATCCCCTTCCATCACCGGCCTTTCCCCCTCCAAGAGAGGCAGTCGAGGCAACGCCTATTCCGAAGAGGCATCCGACACCGAGAGCTTGATTGTTGATGAGGACGACGTGTTCGACGTAATCTCTCTTAGGAGATTGGTCAAGATGGAGCGCCGCAAGGCCAATGTCGCCTGGTCCGACCTCGAGAAGGAGCGCACTGCGGCTGCCTCCTCCGCCGAGGAGGCCATGGCCATGATCCTCCGCCTCCAGAACGAGAAGAGCTCTGCCGAGATCGAATCCAACCAGTTCCGGAGAATGGCGGATGAGAGGCAGGGGTACGAACAGGAATTGATTGAGGAGCTGCAGTGGACGATCAACCAGCATGAGATTCAGAAGAACATTCTCGAAGATCAGATGGGAGTTTACAAGGAGGAGCTGAAGCTATACATCACCGAAGAGGAGCTAAGGGAGCTTGAGCGGCAGCTTGAGGTTGAGTTTGGTTTCGATAATGATGATGTTGGACCACCCCATGACATATACGAGCATGAAGCTGAAGGTGATGCTGATGATGAAAACTCCGGCAATTTTAATGGTGATGAAAACAGCGGTGATGTTGATGCTGATGAGAATAGTGACCGCGGTAGTGTTATTATtgcagatgatgatgatgatggtgactATGATGGTGGTAGTGTCGTTGCAGATGATGACGATGGTGGCAGTGTTGTTGCATATGATGACGATGGTGGTAGTGTTGTTGCTGCAGATGATGACTATGGTAGCAGTGTTGTTGCAGGTAATGACGATGGTGGCAGTGTTGTTGCAGGTAATGACGATGGTGGTAGTGTTGTTGCAGATGATGACCATGGTGGTAGTGTTACTGCAGATGATGACCATGGTGGTAGTGCTGCTGCAGATGATGACGATGGTGGTAGTGTTATAGCAGATGATGACGATGGTGGTAGTGCTGCtgcagatgatgatgatgatggtggtaGTGTTACTGCAGATGATGACCATGGTGGTAGTGTTACTGCAGATGATGACGATGGTGGTAGTGTTGGCTCAGGTGATGACGACCCAGAACCAGAGGATCGTTCGGATCATGCAGTAGTTAGCTCCCCTAAAACCCAATCACGGGAATT AGCAATTAAAATTGCAAGGGGCAGCATATCTATTGGTTTAATTGGCCGCAACCAGTACTGTGTATGCCGTGGCTATATTTACTCCATATGCAAGGACCTTTTATTCAGTTTGTGTTCTCTCTTTTGCCTGGGGAGAAAAGAGCCCAAATAG
- the LOC130967878 gene encoding uncharacterized protein LOC130967878 isoform X2: MTFAPAFSFLTELGCGYVLLSCFSRLLNLLGMFLMLTFCIKFLRFAWHAKNHFRFFCDSGGIPRYRIILDYDTLPEPPKSKVAEIDPAKSPSITGLSPSKRGSRGNAYSEEASDTESLIVDEDDVFDVISLRRLVKMERRKANVAWSDLEKERTAAASSAEEAMAMILRLQNEKSSAEIESNQFRRMADERQGYEQELIEELQWTINQHEIQKNILEDQMGVYKEELKLYITEEELRELERQLEVEFGFDNDDVGPPHDIYEHEAEGDADDENSGNFNGDENSGDVDADENSDRGSVIIADDDDDGDYDGGSVVADDDDGGSVVAYDDDGGSVVAADDDYGSSVVAGNDDGGSVVAGNDDGGSVVADDDHGGSVTADDDHGGSAAADDDDGGSVIADDDDGGSAAADDDDDGGSVTADDDHGGSVTADDDDGGSVGSGDDDPEPEDRSDHAVVSSPKTQSRELFTYKFSGAL; the protein is encoded by the exons ATGACTTTCGCTCccgccttcagctttctcaccGAACTCGGATGCGGCTACGTCCTCCTCTCCTGCTTCTCGCGCCTCCTCAACCTCCTCGGCATGTTCCTCATGCTCACCTTCTGCATTAAGTTTCTCCGCTTCGCTTGGCACGCCAAGAACCACTTTCGCTTCTTCTGCGATTCCGGTGGCATCCCCAGATACCGTATCATCCTCGATTACGACACTCTTCCAGAACCTCCCAAGTCCAAGGTCGCCGAAATTGACCCTGCCAAATCCCCTTCCATCACCGGCCTTTCCCCCTCCAAGAGAGGCAGTCGAGGCAACGCCTATTCCGAAGAGGCATCCGACACCGAGAGCTTGATTGTTGATGAGGACGACGTGTTCGACGTAATCTCTCTTAGGAGATTGGTCAAGATGGAGCGCCGCAAGGCCAATGTCGCCTGGTCCGACCTCGAGAAGGAGCGCACTGCGGCTGCCTCCTCCGCCGAGGAGGCCATGGCCATGATCCTCCGCCTCCAGAACGAGAAGAGCTCTGCCGAGATCGAATCCAACCAGTTCCGGAGAATGGCGGATGAGAGGCAGGGGTACGAACAGGAATTGATTGAGGAGCTGCAGTGGACGATCAACCAGCATGAGATTCAGAAGAACATTCTCGAAGATCAGATGGGAGTTTACAAGGAGGAGCTGAAGCTATACATCACCGAAGAGGAGCTAAGGGAGCTTGAGCGGCAGCTTGAGGTTGAGTTTGGTTTCGATAATGATGATGTTGGACCACCCCATGACATATACGAGCATGAAGCTGAAGGTGATGCTGATGATGAAAACTCCGGCAATTTTAATGGTGATGAAAACAGCGGTGATGTTGATGCTGATGAGAATAGTGACCGCGGTAGTGTTATTATtgcagatgatgatgatgatggtgactATGATGGTGGTAGTGTCGTTGCAGATGATGACGATGGTGGCAGTGTTGTTGCATATGATGACGATGGTGGTAGTGTTGTTGCTGCAGATGATGACTATGGTAGCAGTGTTGTTGCAGGTAATGACGATGGTGGCAGTGTTGTTGCAGGTAATGACGATGGTGGTAGTGTTGTTGCAGATGATGACCATGGTGGTAGTGTTACTGCAGATGATGACCATGGTGGTAGTGCTGCTGCAGATGATGACGATGGTGGTAGTGTTATAGCAGATGATGACGATGGTGGTAGTGCTGCtgcagatgatgatgatgatggtggtaGTGTTACTGCAGATGATGACCATGGTGGTAGTGTTACTGCAGATGATGACGATGGTGGTAGTGTTGGCTCAGGTGATGACGACCCAGAACCAGAGGATCGTTCGGATCATGCAGTAGTTAGCTCCCCTAAAACCCAATCACGGGAATT GTTTACATATAAATTTAGTGGGGCACTTTAG